In the Drosophila willistoni isolate 14030-0811.24 chromosome 3R, UCI_dwil_1.1, whole genome shotgun sequence genome, AAACGGAATCATAGGCGAGTTAATGAACTCCTTGACCAAATAAGGAAGAATAGAATGGAGATTTACACGATGCGGCAATGTAGGTATAATTTGAGGTAATCCTTTGTAGAATTTGGATTTTTGTAGATTATCCCACTGATACAGGGAATCCAAATAGCTCAATGTCTTAACGCCCACATCCTGAAAATAGACAATCTGCTTAAGTTCATGTAGTTTGGGCCGCAAACTGGCACTTGGGTGAAGCAGAGCCTTAAGGCTTTCGGTCAATTCATTGGGTACAGCATTCATGGGCGGGTATTTCCGTTGGTTCAGCTCGTTGGCATACCGCCGAAAGCCACTATAGTCACTGCCGAACATTTTCAGTGGTTTCCCGGTGTAAATGGTAAAAATGAGCACACCTAAAAAATTGaggattatttattttttgtctcATTTGCCACATTTTTCTAGCTTACCCAAGGAAAAGAGATCACTGTCTGGGGTATTCACACCGTTCAGAGCTAATTCTGGAGCTGTGTACTCCAAACTAGGTTGAGCCAACACATGTAGCGACGTAGAGTGTTCCCGGCATGGCCAATGGGCAGTGCCATCAGTCGCTGGCTGATTGGCTATGctaaaatcaaaaccaaagaGTTTCCAACTTCGGTTTTTATTGATCACAATTGTCTCGGCGCAGATGTTACGATGCACGATTTTGGCATCATTGTGAAGAAACTGCAGGCCATCGAATAACTGAAGCAAACCATGACGTATCTCCACATCATAGAGTTTCTTATCCGATCGCACTGAATCACCCACTACATTGGCCAACGAAGCAAATACAGGCTCAGTGGCAAAGGCCAGCGAATCACGACTTTCTTCTAGCGGATGCTGCACTGTGAGGACATGCGGATGACGAATTTTTGTCAACTGTTGGACACCACGGCGCAGTGTCTCCAGCATTGTTTCTCTGTCATCGCGAGACCATCGCTCCAGGGACTTCTTTTCAAAGACAAACACGGAAACCTCTTGCTTTGTGCTCTTCTTATAGCCATTGTAAACCTTCCACATGAGACCTGTAAGGCACCAATCGGTATTATCCGGCGCATTCCAAATCCGTATGTTTCCCTATATCTTACCAACTCCTGCAGTGCTGGTCAACTCGAGAACCTCATATTCTCGCGTCACATTATTACCAGGCAGCACTCCAGACAGCGTGGATACTGTCTGCACAGCTGTGgagtaaaatttatttatcatATCCATTGCTCAATGTAGTCCTCAAAAGTGTCTCCGCCCGGAGCAAAAgaattttggaatttttttgttttttttttgtctttgttaGCAATCAATATCAGCGTTGCCACAGTCGCCAAATAGAGGTGGGGAAAACATCGATATCTATTTTAAAGTATCGATAAGGGAACCTTGACTGTTGCTATCAGTATCGGTTGAAGTTGCCCTCAATGGTTCGACGTTGGGTCCGAATGTTCGACTTATCGGTTGGAGTTGCACTCTTTGGTTCGACCTTTCAACTAGAGcgccaaatttaaaaatattttagagtttaaattaaattaaaaaaattgtattctaTATCGAGAGTCGCCAGGTCAAACAAAAgctaaaattattaaatttcgaATTTACTTACATATCATTCCATGTCTTTTTCCTGCTTTTATTtgccaaattaaaaaaatatttcacataTTTTATGCATTAGATTAATATTGCAGATAAACAAAcggatacatatatatatattatatgctTAAATAACTTCAATTGAAATACATGTACATTTCTACTCCCCATTGGCCACTAATTGTCGGAAtatgtagttgtagttgttgggGTTTCTGTTGTTTTTCGTTAATTTTTTCGattctaaatatatatttttttagttgtGGAATTTTTTGCTGCTACTGCTTTTATTTGCGATGGCGAATAGTGCGATCCATAATATTATTAATGCGTGTCTCGGAGTAGCCCGGAACCAGCATGTGGATCAGTTCCTTCATGAACAGATCACTAACGCCAGGGCTAGAGCGCTCGGCCAGCTCGAAGACGGATTTAAGGTCACCAATGTCGCCCAAATTCTTGTTATTGCCGATCCCAACTCCGCCGCCcatgctgctgttgttgcttgaATACTTTCTCTGAATGTCGGTCAGTACGGGGAAGAGGAAGTTGTTCAGGCAAGCGCTATTGGTTTGCATAAGACGTTGTCCAGATGACGGCTGCTGTTTCACATGATTCGAATCCTCGTTAGCGGCATGGAATGATTCACGTTGGCTGCTACgacgctgctgttgctgctgctgttcgaTAGTATTCAAATTAAGACCCAGTGAGGAGCGCCTTTCCTCGACCTGATCTATGAAGGCACCAGCAGAACGGCTCTGACGCAATTCCGGCTTGGAGCTGGAACGCTTTTGCATCAGCTCGCTGGCAGAGGATGAAGTGCTGACCACCGAACCAGCTGCTCCAACAGCTGTGGATGAAGATGAAGCTGCGGCCAAAGATGAAGCCGGAGCTGCAACTGGTACAGGTGTGGCATTTAACATGGTTGTAGTGGCATGTTTGTTGTTtaaattattgttgttattgttgttgttgctgctgctgctgttagtCGAGGCAGTGGtgctgccactgctgctgctattgtgATGATTTGTCGTCTCATTGGAGCTGGCTGTCGTAACTGAAACACCGCCTCCACTGCCACCTGGAGAGTGTGTGGTCTGCATCAGCTTCTGCATGGTAAGCTCATGCTCCTGCAGCTGAAAACTATTAACTCCAGCTCGAGGAGCACTATTGATATGTAGCCCCTTGACGGTCATGATCCAGGGTTCATCTTGGCTGCTGCCACCCTGCTTTGCATCCGAATCGGAATCAGAGTTCTCCGACTCGGTTTCGCTCTCGTCACCCTTGGACAGCTTCCACTTCTTAAAGCGATCTATAAGATCAATCAAATAGGCATTCTTTTTGGCCTTCTTAATGAATGGGTATTTGAGCAGCTCTCTGGCAGTAGGACGATTCTCGGGGTCCTTGTTAAGGCAAGCCTCGACAAAGTCCTTAAAGGACTTGGTATAATTGCCGGTAAGCTGGGGCGGATTATTCTTCGGTATGAGGAAAAGCACTCGCATCGGATGCAATTCCGAATTTGGCGGTTCACCCTTTGCCAGTTCAATAGCTGTGATTCCCAGCGACCAAATGTCCGCCTTGGAGTCATACTGTGACTGCTTGATCACCTCTGGTGCCATCCAGAAGGGGGTGCCCACAAAGGTGTTCCGCTTTGAGGTGGTATTTGTCAACTGACCAGCCACGCCAAAGTCCGCTAGCTTAACATCGCCCAGTTCGCTTAGCAGCACATTGGCCGCTTTAATGTCGCGATGCAACTTGCGTTCAGAGTGCAAATAGTCCAAGCCCTTCAGTACCTCACGCAAGATGATGCCAATGTGCATTTCCTCGAAGGAGCCAGCCTTCATCAGATCCAAAGCCGAACCACCACCCAGGTACTCCATGATAATCCACAGTTTGGTACCCTTGAGAAAGGAACCATAATACTTGGTGACATAAGGCGAATCGCATTGCGATAGCACCATTATCTCCTGCTGGATGTCATCGATCTCATCCTCAGCCTCCTCCAAATCGATGATCTTGATGGCGACGACCTGCTGGGTGCGATTATCAATGCCCTTAAAGACCTCACCAAACGAGCCTTTGCCAATGCGCTCCTGCTTGGTGAAGATCAACTCAGGATCGACTTTCTCTGTCCATGACATAGACATGGTTGCGTTGCCCGTTCCCCGTTCCCGTTCACCTTGCCAatttctcttttctttgttCTGGATGGGGCTTATAATGGTTCGATTTTGGGACTTAACAGGTCTGTTCTTCACCAAATTGATAATCTTTTCTGTCGGGGTGGGGGGCGCTGGCACTGGCACtgaatattttcttttgacttGAATTGACTAATAATTTTGCTCACGAAGCCTGCCAGTGTTGTTAAATCGGTGGTGTGTAATcgataatttttattttacaagTACTTTTATACACagaaagtttatttattttgcaattatcTCATCAAATGATCAATGCGTCGTAGCTATCTAAAACCACATTAAATGTaaacaaatattcaaaacTTTGTTATTCGATACAGCTGCTGTTTAGTTTTCATCACTAACGTTGTATTAACCAACACTTTTCATTgccatatgtaaatatttaccaaaagTTTGGTACTTAAAAAATACCGCAAAAGTTTGCCTTGTAAAATAAATCAGTTGCGTTTCGAATCAATTGCCAGCTAATGAATGAAACTGAACATTAACTCTGGATCCAAGGGCAGTGAAAGATGCACCAACAGCTGGTCAATTTCCAGAAATCGTCATAAAGCAAGTAAACAGAAGTCATCTGTTCTAATCCATTTCGATTCCCAATCTGCATTCCTGTACCCACCGCTTCCAAAATGATGTTGTACCTGCGACGCTTTTTTAGCCAGGAGCTGGCCCCGACCACGTCGAATGATTTTTTCGGTTGCCTGCAACAGACACCGCATCTGTTATCCTCGAATACTTTTGCAGGAGCACCCGCACTGGAGAGTCTCTCGTGGTTACACAATCTGGCGCCATGCTTCCCCCTAAGCGGCGATCAGATTCAGATTATTCAAGAGCCGCAGAATTTTTACGAAACGCTGGTTCAGCGCATAACCCGGGCCAAGCGACGCATTGTTTTGGCCAGCTTATATCTGGGCACAGGACAGCTGGAAAATGCCTTTGTCCAAACGTTGCGTCACCGTCTACAAAGTGAATCCAAACTGAGGCTGAATGTTCTACTGGACTTTACGCGTGGAACACGTGGTGCCCTCAATTCAAAGACTATGCTAGTTCCACTGGTCAGAGATTTCGCTGACCAAGTGCAGTTTTCCCTCTACCATACACCCGACTTAAGGGGAATCACCAAGCGCCTGATTCCGCCCAGATGGAACGAACTGTTGGGACTGCAGCACATGAAAGTCTATCTAATGGACGACACCGTGATCATATCGGGAGCCAATTTGTCAAATGATTATTTTACCAATCGCCAGGATCGTTATATCTTGATTGAGGACAAAGCTCTGGCAGATTTCTATGCCCAGTTGATAGAACGAGTGCAGGAGTTCAGTCTGGCTGTGGGTCCAGATGCCACTGAGGGTCTGCATCGTAATTGGGCTATCTTACCCTATGAGGGCACCAAGGACCAGTTTATCCGTCTAGCTAAGAAGCGCATAACCGACCTAGTCCAAGAGACATTTAAGCGTCAGGCACAGCTTAAGGATAAGCTAACCCAGGCGGATACTTGGGTATTTCCTTTGGTGGAAATGGGACAAATTGGCATCCATCATGATAGCGTAGTGACAAAGCGACTTTTATCGAACTGTATAGATGGttcaagactcaaactggccaCTGGATACTTTAATCTTACACAGGAATATATGGACACCATTACTCACAAATGCCTAGCACAGTGCAGCATTCTGATGGCCCATCCCAATGTAAGtacaattttattattatgcattttattatattttggtCACATTTCTGCAGGCCAACGGCTTCCAAGGAGCCAAAGGACCCGCTGGCGGAATACCAGCCGCCTACACCCTCATCGCAAAGAGTTTCTACGAGAGTCTCGTGCGTGGCCGACAAAATCATCGTGTTAACTTTTTCGAATATGAAAAACCCGGTTGGACCTATCATGCGAAGGGATTGTGGTACTACCTCCCACAAACCACATTACCAAATCTCACTCTAATCGGCTCTTCGAATTTTGGTGAGCGCTCCGTAAACCGGGATCTGGAGACACAAGTGTGCCTGGTGACATCCAACAAGGATCTCAGCCAACGTCTACAGGCGGAGGCTGATCGTCTGTACGACTTCTCGCAGACAGCAGAGCATCAAATTGTTCAGCGTCCAGTTCCCCGTTGGGTTCAGGCAGTTGTCCGCATATTTAGGAATTTTTTTTAGCCAATTTGAAGAACATTGTAGTTCAATcctagttttcttttttttaattgtttttgtagcTAATTGTTAGCCGTTTGTTTAAGAGTGTGCCTGTTTTTTGAATGTACtttgttaaaatttgaaaataataaatttttaatggtATCAACTAAGGAAAATAAGCATTAATGTCTCCCTTCTAAAATTAATCAATAATTGATGTTTCAGGTTCTTCTTTTTAACGggttttgaatatatttataacatataatttcttttttaatttttcagttTGAGCTGCTATagatttgaaaaatgttttcaacTCACTTGGCAGTGCTGCCAAGCCTTTTAAATAGCTTGGTAGtgcaaaaaattgtttaaagcTAGGATTCTCGCATCCCGCTAGTTTCAAATTTTATCCGAAAAAGGCTAAAACACTGACCAAATAGCCAAATGTGGCTGAGCGAATTTGCGTTTTGGTTGGGCGAATCCAATGTTCGACTCCATTGCTCGATGTTCGACTCAATTGCTCGATGCTCGCCGATTTCGCTCGATGTTGGATACGAATTTCGTATGACCGCGCAAGTTTAATcgataaatgaaatattttcgCCATCTGGCCACTCTCAAAATATAAAGTAAAGCTAGTTTTTCTTGAAAAACAGCTATAATTTCCGCTAGCCGCTATTTCTGTTGCAACCCACTAGATCTAGTGGGAAAATAGCTAAATTGGCAGCACTGCCGTGTATCGCGggattgttgtttttgttttcgaagTGAGCGGTTGCGCGATCGGTTGTTGAAAAATTCGAAAATCCAGAAAATCTATTGCAAATATTACTGATATGTAATGATTAATGAATAGATTAAAAAAAGTGCTGTGCTAATTTATATCAGTGCCTGTTATTGCTGTCTGCAAATCACGGTGATCAACAATTTACCGCTATTCGAAAACAGCAGctaaacaagaagaaaataataaaaaaaaaactctgcAAGGCAGTTTTAATTTGATAATAACAAAATAGAAACAGtgatttaataaaataaagtgtCAATCGAAAAACAACTGCTCGAaaatgtttagaaaataaaaaaggtaCAACTCGAAACAAAGCCAGACAAAGATTGCACTTgctttgtttgtttaatttattgtgCTGTTGCTGTAGCTTGCTTTTGACCGGATattaattcaatttgtttgatTGTTTTGCTGATGTCTGAATTTTTGGTTAAAACTCGTTTTGAGtttctgttgttattgttatttttgcttttaagacaaattaaaaatatcttCTGAGTAGGACTCTAAGGCATTTCCTCTCtttgtgtctctctctctcataaGAAACATGTGTGCACAAGACCAATAACATAACGGCATTTGCATTGACATTTATGAGCGGCGCTAACGgcgcatcatcatcatcattgagAACTCATCCGTGGGCGGGGTGGATTTTTTccgtattttttgttgttgtcccATTGTTCATTTTGGTTTCCCTTTTATTTGTGGAAATTTTTTGATCCTTGCGCGCATGCCCAGCAGCTTAAGTGGGAGATTTTGTGTGGGAAATTAACATTTATATAggttttaattgaaatttcgaaatatacattaaaatatttataccaGCTGTTGGAAATCTGTCATtgtcagagagagagacagagagtggGAGAGCAAGAGATGAAGGGTACCATTTAGATCTGGGCTTTCTTACTTTTTCTTCCTTCcctgtatgtacatatagaatATTCTGTCTTTGACTAGAGTCCTTTGTATCAATAGGGAGAAAAATTGACAACcaaaattatacatatagtTATTTAGTTATTAGTTAGTTATTTCCGAAATATTCAAAAAGGCTTACAAAATTGGCTAACagcaaaaaaggcaaaagcaaaaaccaaaaattgaatACAAGATATGATCCTAGCCCTAAAACCAACACATGGTTATACTCCTTCAAATATCGAATATCTTAgtgaaaataaaactattttacataaaaaatagGTAAAAACATATAATTTCGACCTCGAATTGAGATTTAGCCGTTCATAATCAATGAGAAAAGTGTTCAGGGGTCTGAGTTTTGTTGTCCTGTGCTATAGATTTTCCACAAACCCATCCTTTAGACATTATTAGACTGAATGTTTTCACCTTTCTTATCTTTTCAGTGCGATCTGATCTGGTGACACATATTTGCATGGATCCATACTACTATACTGGAGTGACTCGACTTCATCTTGATTCTAATTGCTGACACACATAATTTTCTTAACTGCGGCAGAAACGCCGACAACTAATTGAGTTTAAACGGTGATCTGAACCTTCCCCCGTCTTAAActaatttaattgttttttattttcgcgCATTGTGTTTAATTGAAAGTGTCACACGTCGTTTGAATTATAATTTcgaatttgtttttgtgtgtattgTATTTGTGCAAGTGtgtgtaaatgtaaatgtaaaaaaaCGGCACAAATATGTGGCCAAAAAAATCGGCTCAAAGTGAAATGTGCAACTTTagtttgatggtatttatgtTCTTGGGGGCGGCTCAAGGTGCCACACCCTTTGCAAAAGAGTATCGAAGTGCAGGTCTCTTCAAGGGTAATACTCTAGTGGATTTGGATGCATTAACCACCCTAGACATGGCCCCCGAGAAGCTACCAATTACCAGTACTAGCTCCAGCAGTGGCAATGCCAATGACAATGGATTTGGAGATAATTCTATGGCATTCAAATCGGAATCATCGGTTGTTTTGCCTGGGGTGCAATTAAATGCAggtaattaaaacattttattcatttaatgttatgactaagaaatatttaaagcaAGTTAAGTAAGGGAATTAAAATTGTTGGTTAGATCAAAGCATATAAGTTTCCGTAAAGctttatttgcattttcaaAAGTAGTTGGGAAATGTTTATCGaatgaataaaatttatttcaaatagtAATTAAAGTTACTATAATATATTGATGTAGCCCTTTATTAATTCAAGCGACtgtcttttttttccattcatgtttttttcctttaaacTTATCAATTGGattcttctttaattaaaaggcatgaaaaaggaaatgttCTCTCaggtatacacacacacacacactcacactttTATTGCATATGCCTGTGTAGAAGACCGGCGCTTATCTAACCTTATCTTGCAACACTTTTCCTGTCTTGTACACAGCGTTCTGTTGCCTTTCTTTCGGGGTTTCGGTTTTATTTATGACCTGAGCGCCTTGGCGGCAtcatatttcaaaaaaatttaagcGAACAAGTGTCTGATGGTAGAAGACATAAGCGTAGTTGGGATTTGTAATTCAGGGGACGGTCTGAATTCGAAAACTTGAATGGTATAACTAATATTAAGATCTATGAATAAGCAAGGAATATTTTAGGTATATAATTCTTAGAAATCATCGATTTATGCCTCATTAAAGGCTTTAATTACTGTTGATCTGTTGGAGTAAAGTTTACTAAAGTATCCCTATTCTACGTCCATgggtttttggtgtttttttttgagtgtcTTTTGTCTCTTGCCCCGCTGTTGTGTGTCTGTTGTATGGTAATTCAATCGCTGCACTTGAGAAAGGTAGCCCAGAGAATAAGGgagaataaaaaaagagatatgtatgtatgcacgtATGAATGATGATGCCCCATACAGACGCCAGCTGGAGAACCAGGATGTCAACCACAGGAGCATTAGTCGGTCGTTTTCAGTGTATTGCAATTCAGAGATTTGGGCACGCTCAACACATCCGCTGGAGTAATTTTCTTGCCTCATTATAACAAGATTAAAGTGTAATCGAAATGaacgtgtatgtgtgtgtgaatgaaCCTGATTGTCTGCCCTCCTGGGGGTTTCTACTTCTCTTTTTTGGGGTGAGGTTCTTCGAAGCGCCAAAGTGCGAACTTCCTGTGTCTGCAGAGACGCAACAGTGAAAGGAATCGGACCAGAGGTTATATTTACCTTTCtatatttgttttcattcttttttctcctttttttgtataaacTTTACGTTCTCTCTTGTCTCTTGTTCCTCTCTGTGagctttgttttctttcttatttatttaaatgtcaTTTAAGCCGCTTTAACTCTTAAAAACTGATGTCTTTTTGGCTGCATTCTCTGATTTGGTTGttgttcatttttgttttgtttttttatgacattttttttaatgctcATTTTATGAGCGTGAAAACGAAAGTACTTTCGTTactgtctctctgtctgtctgtacGTCTGTCTGACTGTCGGCCTTTTTCTTTGGTTTAAAAAATGAACTTAAAACGTATATTTGTATGACTCTGCAGCATTTCGTAAATGTGTCATAATTAAAGGGTACAAGCAAGAGGCTTgacattttttataccctttccgttgatgatgatgagtgtGAGTAAGCGATTATACATACctttatgtgtgtatgtatgtaaattatgTGCAGATTTCAAGGTAATGGCacaaccttttttttttttagtaatattatatattcttTGCAAAAAGTGTTAATTTCTAAAGATATTAGCCCCAGTTTTGGAGCCGTTAAATTACTTTCATGGTCTCATTTTATCATTATTTTCCAATTCCTCGACTTTTACTCTgattttatatttgattttaagCTCCCTTAGCATGGCTACCTGCGATCCATTggttggcttttttttttttttacagatATAAAAGGCTTTAGGCAATGACCATAAAATTTTCTGCAAAGCACGCAAACTTTGGCCCAGACCAGGCGAAgaccagttttttttttggttgctgtatcttttatttttggtagCATTTAAGACGAAGTCGGAGTCGAAGTCGACAGGCTGTGTACAGTACAGTACGCAGATCTTGGCAGGAGGTGGCAACTCTTCAGCTTGTATTTTTTCTTGCTCCCAATTCTCCGTCTCTCCATCTGTCGCCCCGCATCTCCATCTGTTGGATGGAGTGGAACAAAAAGATAGCCGACGATCGTAAAAACCTAAACGGCTAAAGAATTTATGTGACTCCAGAGACTCTCAGGCTTCCACAGAGAGACGTCTTTCTTTcgttctttctctctatctctatctcttgTTGCTCTATCTTATATCATTTAGGGtcttctttgtgtgtgtgtgcccaaGAGTTAGGGAAGAGTATGCTTAGCGTTAGATAACAGTCAAGGTTTCTgtcagtttttgttgttgttcttgtatGGCATGCAAAATTCTCTCCCCCCTAGAATCGAAtgcagtttctttttttgtaggCACAGAAATAAATCAAAGTCAGGTAGAAACTAGCTAGatagagagagcgagagagagaaagaaagagactTCCAACTGACAACTGAAATGTAGCGCAAAGTGCGAAATATCCCACAGAGCATTGAAGCGGCAATGAACTCCCTTCGTTtacctatatgtatatatatataccagaCATCTGCATCGTTAACGCTGGCACGCTAATTTGACGAAAGCCTATTTCATGCACATTTCGATTTGGTATGCCCAGAGTGATGCATCCGAGGcacctcacacacacacaccttacACCTTACCCATTTGAATGTATCTAACAGGTagtttataacactttaaccCAAGGATTTCTATTCACCCCACCCCCCGCTGCGTTTTGTCCATTGTTGTTAACACCTTTTGCAAAAATAGGtggaaaaaaaactattcaTGCACCTTCATATCTTAGATTTTTCCCAATTTTATGTTCATTCAATGCCCCCCATCTCACCCCTCATAGACCTATTCCCACTCCATGCCTTTCCAGAAGACAGGGTTtcgttttttgtgtgtttttgtttattttagcaatcgtttgttgttgttgctatttatttgttttgatgcttttttcttttatgaaAAACATTGTGCAAGACATTggattaatttttgttgttgttgttgtgttcaTCAACTTCTTTTGGTTATTTGTTTATCGTTATCGATTTCAttttgctcttgttgttgttgttgttatgaaCTTTTGGCCAAAGTCATTTATTgttagtttgtttttcttttatctttATCCCGCCCGCACTATGGCTAATCAAAAGTCCATAGTTTACATTGAAATATGGCAACAAGAGGATCGTCGTTTTGGTTTATAATTTCTGAATTGTTGAACTCAAGGGTTATGTTTATTTTCAGGATCAGAATCTTTGCGAAAGAGACAAATATTTTAGTCCTAACTAACCAGAGGACGACACAGATCCCAAGTTTTGGGTctatcaatttcaatttcaaagtttttaatatataattacCTTATTAAATGccaaaactttttatttttttgtataaattttgttaaaatagttttaaatttctttttttgaagCACAAATTGCACTAGACGCTTGAATTTGGTTTACTTTTTGAAAGCATTGTGGCCTAAACTCATTGCACTTTAGCTTAACCATTtattatctatatatacacacacatacatacgca is a window encoding:
- the LOC6649887 gene encoding CDP-diacylglycerol--glycerol-3-phosphate 3-phosphatidyltransferase, mitochondrial gives rise to the protein MMLYLRRFFSQELAPTTSNDFFGCLQQTPHLLSSNTFAGAPALESLSWLHNLAPCFPLSGDQIQIIQEPQNFYETLVQRITRAKRRIVLASLYLGTGQLENAFVQTLRHRLQSESKLRLNVLLDFTRGTRGALNSKTMLVPLVRDFADQVQFSLYHTPDLRGITKRLIPPRWNELLGLQHMKVYLMDDTVIISGANLSNDYFTNRQDRYILIEDKALADFYAQLIERVQEFSLAVGPDATEGLHRNWAILPYEGTKDQFIRLAKKRITDLVQETFKRQAQLKDKLTQADTWVFPLVEMGQIGIHHDSVVTKRLLSNCIDGSRLKLATGYFNLTQEYMDTITHKCLAQCSILMAHPNANGFQGAKGPAGGIPAAYTLIAKSFYESLVRGRQNHRVNFFEYEKPGWTYHAKGLWYYLPQTTLPNLTLIGSSNFGERSVNRDLETQVCLVTSNKDLSQRLQAEADRLYDFSQTAEHQIVQRPVPRWVQAVVRIFRNFF
- the LOC6649886 gene encoding serine/threonine-protein kinase 24; its protein translation is MSMSWTEKVDPELIFTKQERIGKGSFGEVFKGIDNRTQQVVAIKIIDLEEAEDEIDDIQQEIMVLSQCDSPYVTKYYGSFLKGTKLWIIMEYLGGGSALDLMKAGSFEEMHIGIILREVLKGLDYLHSERKLHRDIKAANVLLSELGDVKLADFGVAGQLTNTTSKRNTFVGTPFWMAPEVIKQSQYDSKADIWSLGITAIELAKGEPPNSELHPMRVLFLIPKNNPPQLTGNYTKSFKDFVEACLNKDPENRPTARELLKYPFIKKAKKNAYLIDLIDRFKKWKLSKGDESETESENSDSDSDAKQGGSSQDEPWIMTVKGLHINSAPRAGVNSFQLQEHELTMQKLMQTTHSPGGSGGGVSVTTASSNETTNHHNSSSSGSTTASTNSSSSNNNNNNNNLNNKHATTTMLNATPVPVAAPASSLAAASSSSTAVGAAGSVVSTSSSASELMQKRSSSKPELRQSRSAGAFIDQVEERRSSLGLNLNTIEQQQQQQRRSSQRESFHAANEDSNHVKQQPSSGQRLMQTNSACLNNFLFPVLTDIQRKYSSNNSSMGGGVGIGNNKNLGDIGDLKSVFELAERSSPGVSDLFMKELIHMLVPGYSETRINNIMDRTIRHRK